CCAATTCACCTTTGCGGAATTGTTCAATTTTGTTTTTGTTGTCTTTGCTTGAAAGCGTTACGCCTGTGGCAATGTCTTTTATTGAAGAAAGAACATAATCCGATTTTACACCTGCTTCACGGAACAATGCGTTTAATGCAATGGCATTGTCCACATTTAATGCAAACACAATAGTTTGCTTGTATTTTGCCTTTTGAGTAATGTAACGATTTATGATTGTCAAGTTTCTTTCTTTATTGGTAGCGATTGATTTTGAAATGTTTTCGCCCAAAATTGTGTTGAAGTCGCCAAATTTTGAATTGAGTTCGTTGATTTGTTCATCGGTCAAATCAAACTGCTCAATAATGTTTTGTCCTGTTGTTACTTCTTCAAAATGCGGTTCGGATAAAATTCCCAAACGGATTAAAGTCCGTAAATCTATTTTGTAAATAATGTCGTCTGGAAAAACTTTTTTCAGCAAACCTTGTTCATCTTCCGCAGTTCTGAAAGGTGTTGCGGTCAAACCTAACATTCTGAATTGTGATACTTTTTCTTTTAGGTTTGAAATGAGTTTGCGATACGTTTTTGCTGTGGCGTGGTGGGCTTCGTCCACCACCAAAAATATTTCGTCAGTGTTGTTCTTAATCCAATTTTTATACAAATGGTCAAAACCTGCGTTCAAACTGTCTTTACTTGAAATAATGATGTCGTCCGTTTGTTTAATGTGAACAGGTTTGTCGTGAATGCCTGAAATAATACGATAACTGAAACTTTGTTTGTTCGCAAAAATGTCTTTGAAAGCCAATTTTTCGGCAAACGTTTTTTGTGCTTGTTCCAACAATTCGTGTCTGTGAGCAACCCAAAGCACTTTTTTGTTTTTGTCAAGAATGTTTTTTGAAATCCAATGAGCGGCAGTTAAGGTTTTTCCACCACCGGTTGGTAAAACTAAAAGCCCTGCAAATGGATTTTTGTTTGACTTGATAATCTCTTTTTGCAGATTGTAAAATGCTTCTTCTTGATGTGGATAAGGTTCAATGCCACTTTCAGACTGTTCAATGGTTATAGTTCCTGCGTGTTTGAATTTTACTTTTGTAGAAGTTGAATTATTGTTTGAAACTTCTTGATGGTTGACGGTTGATTTGGAAATGTCAGACAAGCGAAAAGTAATTGTTTCTCCTTTGCGAAATTGTTCTAATTTTTTTACAGGTTCTTTTCCTGCCCAAAGTGTTACATTGTGATTTTTGAATTGTCGGTCAAACTTTGCAAGAATGTCAAACTTCCGCCTATAAGTCATACCAATTCTGTCAAAAAAAGTATCGTATCTTCTATAAGTCAGGTTGAATTGGTTTTTGTTAATGTCGCTCAGAATCTCTGCAACAATTTGTCTGATTTCTTTTAGCTCCATATTTATTCGTCTGTCTGCTTGTATATGTTGAATTTAGCACAGTCGTCCGTAAAATGGCATACAACTATCGAGCAATTGCAACCCGTACTATTTTAGATTGGCTGCCACTACTTATTTTCAATAAATAAACGCCATCTGCCAATTCCTGTACCGACAATTTTTCGCTTACAGAAAGCGCAGCAACTTCTTTTAATAAACTGCCACTTAAATCAAAAACCTGAATAGTTGCCTGCTCCGGCATGTTTTCAATTTGAATAAAATCTACAGCAGGATTTGGAAACACCTTTATCATAGAAAAATAATTTTCGATTATACCACTTGGCTGTAAATCATCATCGCGAATAGTGAGTGTAAAGCCCCTTACATTCAATATTGCATTATTAGTAGCATCGTATAAAGTAAAATTGGCTTCGCGCATTGCTTCCACTACTGTATCGTTTAAAATAACTACCGGAATTAAAGCCGTATCGCGCGCTAATGCAGCAATAGAAATGGTAGTATCATTAAATAAAAAGTGCTTCCCTTTTACGGCATTGCCCATATCTAACTTTACTTTGGCAGTAGTTACGCTATCTGATATTCCATTAGTAGCAACACGAATAAAAATGGTGGTATCGTTTTCTACCACAGTTCTCCCCGCCCCCACAAAAGAAATTTTAAAAGAATCGTCATTTAAAATTTCCGACACCATAGTTGTATCTGCAGTAATAAATGAAGTGTCTTCGATATTTATTATTGTAAATACGGCCTTCTTACCCGGATCGTAATCTTCATTATCGTAAATATCAAACTTAAATGTATCGCGCTGAAAGCCCGGAGGTACCACAATAGGTTTATTGCTAAAGAAAAAATCTTCGAATGCCACCACATTGGTTTGGCTTTGGTTTAGCACCACAAAAGCATTAAAAGTATCTGCCGTAGTATTGTTGCACTCCACATAAATATAACCGTAAGGCGAAGATTCATAAACAGAATCTACACTTTTACTAAAACGTACATAATTTTGTGCCTGCGCACTTATTGCCAATCCAATAAAGAGAAGTATAAAAGAAATTGCACGATTAAACATTTTGTAAAACTGCAATTTTCTTGCAATGCTGCAAACCTTCATTTTGTACATCACTAACTTTTTGTTAGAAAAATGAGTTTGCTTTTCGCACAAATTAAAATACGTTTATCGCAATGAGTAAGAATATTTGGAGCTACGAGAACGAAAAAGGGAAGATATTGGCACCCGGCAAATTGTTGCTGTCTGAGCCTTTTATGTTAGATGAAAATTTCAGCCGAACCGTGGTGCTTATTTGTGAGCATGATTTAGAAAACGGCACTATGGGTTTAATACTAAACAAGCCTGTAAAAATACAACTGAATGAAGTGGTACCATCATTGCCGCCTTTTGCAGGTAAGGTTTACTTAGGCGGTCCTGTGGGAACCGATACCATGCAATTCCTGCATCGCTTGGGCGAAAAAATAGAAGGCAGTGTAGAGTTGGCTGATGGACTTTTTTGGGGAGGCAACTTTGAACAAATAAAATTGCTGATAGAAAATAATAATGTACAGTCCGATGATATTGCTTTTTACATTGGCTATTCTGGATGGGGAGCCGAGCAATTACAGGTAGAGTTAGAGAGCAATTCGTGGATAATTTCGCAGGTAGAGGCTCCTAATGTTTTTCAATATAAAGAAACTATTTGGCGCGATGTATTGCGAAACATGGGTGGTATTTATGAAACTATGGCAGGCTATCCAGAAAATCCTATTTTAAACTAACATGAAGCAAATAGAGAAACGCAGTTTAGATGCTACCTTGCGGCAGACAATGCTTTCGGTATTGGCTATTATCTTGTTTTTAACTCAACCTGCGCGGGCAATACAACTTTCAGACTCTTCACAAATTTCGCTTCTTACGGTAGCGCCCGGTAGTGAACTTTACTCTGCATTTGGGCATAGTGGCATTCGTATCCACGACTTTAAACAAGATATTGATATTGTTTTTAACTATGGAACATTTGATTTTAATCAACCCAATTTCTATGTAAACTTTGTAAGAGGACGCTTGCTATACATGCTGGATGTAGGCTCTTTCAGCGATTTTATGCAAATGTATGAATACGAAGAAAGAAGTGTAACCGAAGATGTATTAAACTTAACGAACGAAGAGAAACAGCACATTTTCCTCTTTCTTGTAGATAATGCTCAACCTGCCAATCGCAACTACCGATATGAATTTTTCTTTGACAATTGCGCTACCAGAATTCGCGATGTTTTTGAACAAGAACTTAAACAGAAAATCCACTTTAACTATGCCGGGTTCGATAGCACAAAAAGCTTGCGCCAAATGCTCGATTTATATGTTTCCAACAGCCCTTGGGTGCAATTGGGTTTCTACCTTATCTTGGGATTGCCCTGCGATGTAAACGCCACACCACGAATACAGGCCTTCTTACCTGATTTTCTACAAAAAACATTTAAACAAGCAGTCTTAAATAACGGCAGCAACTCCTCGCCATTGGTGCGCCAATCGCATGTATTATTGCAGTATCCTCCTGCGGCTGCACCCGATTCATTATTCACTCCGGTGTTTTGCATATTGCTTCTACTTACCACAGCAATAGTGCTTTCTGCAATAGAATATAGATTAAAAAAATCTGCTACCATCTTCGACTTTCTTTTGTTCTTCTCTGCCGGATTATTGGGAGTATTTTTCTTATGTATGTGGGCATTCACAGAGCATTATTCAGTACCCAAAAATTTAAATGTATTATGGGCAATGCCGTTATTCTTACCACTTTCCTTTTTACTCTTCTCTAAAAAGATGGCAACCTTCAATACTAAATGGCTCCACATAAGTGCAGTGTGGCTGCTTGGTTTGTTGATACTGCATTTTGTTTTACCACAACCTTTTCATATTGCAGTTATATTGCTAATTGTTGTGCTAGCATACCGTGCATGGTTTAGTGCTTACTTACTACAAAAAAAAATAAGCAATGAAACAACATGAATTGAATACACAACGTACTGCACGCTATTTCACATTAGGTTCTTTAAACGAAAACACTAAAGAGGTTTGGATTGTATTGCACGGATTTGCACAACTTGCTGCAACCTTTCTCCAACACTTTGAACCATTTGCCAGCAATGATAAATTTATAGTAGCACCGGAAGCATTGAATAGATTCTATACAAAAGGCTACAGTGGAAATGTTGGCGCCACTTGGATGACAAAAGAAGCGCGCGAACACGATATACAAGACAACCATCATTATCTTAATACGCTTGTAAAGCAACTTAATATCAATCGCACTACTACCAAAGTAATTGTGCTTGGTTTTTCGCAAGGTGTGGCAACACTTACGCGCTGGCTTCACCTTTCTAATTTTGCACCCGATTGCCTAGTTATGTATGCCGGAGAATTGGCATACGAGCTAAAAACTAAACCGCTACCTGCTTTTTTGCACCACACCAAATGTTACTTTATTTATGGCACTAAAGACCCATTACTACCCGCATTTGCTCCCAACACCCTCCATGATGTATTTGGTGAAATAAATCTACACCTTATTGAATTTGATGGCGCACATGAAATCAATTGCCAAGCACTGCAACAAATAGTTGTATAAACTATTGCACCCACCATTTTAATACTTGGTATTTTCCCTGCTCATCCTCTACTTGTACTATATACATTCCTTTAGTTACATGTTCTAATCCGAGTGGAATAGCAGGATAGTTTATTGTAGAAGCTATACGCCCCGCCAAATCAAATATTCTTACCCGTTTAACAGCAGAAATACACTCCATACATTGCAGAATATTGCTTGAAATAAAATATGGATGCTGCACTTCCTCCACATCGTTCATACCATTCACTACATCCTTTACAAGAATAAAATCGGCAACTTCATTCCCTGCTTTACCATCAAAAATTGGCCATACCACTACCACTTCAGGCCCCGTTTTGAAATAAGCAGGTTTTACATCTATTTGAATTACTTTTTGCACAGAACTGCCGGGTGCAATCTGCAAAATACCCAATGAAACACTATCGTAGTTTACAGTATTAGAACCTTTAAAGCCAATATATGTACTACCTGCAAATACTACTGAATCGGTATTTAAAACTTCGATAGAATAACTGATAGAATCGCCATACTTTACCCTAAACGGAGGTTGCGATGTAAGCGGATCTATGGAAATCTGCAAATTAACTTGTGCGCAAAGCACCATCACGGCAGAATAAGCAAGTGTACTAAGTATGAACTTTTTCATGGCAGTAATTCCATTTTAAAATTAAAGTACCCTAAAGCTACCATATAGTTGCAATAAGCATATAAGGAATTTTAAGTAATCTTACCAATTCAAAGCTAAAAAATGGAGGCACTTCAAGAAATTATATATTCACTTTCTAAAGAAGAGATAAGGCATTTTAAAATTTATTTATCGCGTATTGATACTGGAAAAGAAAGGAAAGATGCACAACTCTTCAACTATATTAAAGCTCATCCAAAAGACTTTAGCAACACTAAAGCAGCACAAAAACTTTCTTACGCAGAAATAAATGCTTTTTACAGATTAAAGAACAGACTACAAGAAGATGTATGCGATGCACTGGCACTGCTCCACACCGGAAAAGTAAATACCAATAGCTTATTTAGAGAGCTAATGCTCTTCAATATCTTTAGAGCTAAAAACAACCTTTCACTTTCTATCTACTTTCTAAAACGTGCCGAAAAACAAGCTACAGCCATTGAAAACTTAGAAATACTAGACTGGATATTTTCGAGCTATATTACACTCTCCAACGATTACTCTGAAATAAACCCCGAAGAATATATACGAAAGCAAAAAGAAAACGCCATTCACCTTAACAGGCTACGCGCCATGGATCAAGCACTGGCAGCGGTAATCTACCGATTAAAAACATCGCAAACATTTGGAAAAAAACCTACCGCACTATTAGAGCTATTAGATAAATCTATTAAAGAGTTCAGCAGCGATAACTTTCTAAAAACAAGCAAAACCTTTCAAACAAAATTATACAGAGCCGTAAGCCAGCAACTATTGCAAACACACCATTACTTGCAGTTAGAAAAGTTTATGAATAACACCATTGCCACTTTTACAAAAAATAAGTGGTTCGATAAAAACAACCACGACACTAAACTACAAATGCAAGTGTATCTTATCAATTCTCTCTTTAGAAACGAAAAATACAATGAGTCTTTGGCAGAAGCCGAAGTACTTGGAAAAGAAGCACACGCATTTAATAAACTGTACTACTCCAAGTATATTTTTTTCTATTACAATGCACTGTACATCAACTATTCTAGAACTAACTTAGATAAAGCCATCAAAGCATTGGATGAGTTAGACAAGACCATGAAACAATTAAAAAACAGCTACTACGAACAATTTATTCTCTTAAATAAATCTACGCTGCTTTTTGAACAACAAAGATTTAACGAAGCCATCAGGCAATTGGTTCGCTTATATCTAAACGATAGTTACCAAAATGCATCATCCATTTTTAAACTTAAAATAGCTATTGCAGAGCTTATTATGCAATACGAAAGTGGTGATAAAAAGGTATTTAAAAACAGGCTTGTACAGGTAAGAAAAGAGTTTGCAACCATTTTAAGAAAAAAAGAAAACAACCGCGATAATGAATTCTTAAAAATTCTTGAATCATTTAGCGAAAACAATGCTAAAACAAATGCAAATGCACAAAAATTCATTATTAAGTTCAAAGAAAAAGATGTAGAAAATGAGCTACTAAACTATGAAAAATGGATACAGCAAAAGATAGAACAGTTATACAAATTATCTATTTAAACAAGTAAGATATGCGTTACATTTTGAAAACTTACTTGATACATATCGTACATTTGGGTAACGAAAGTTTTTGCTAACTAAAAATTATGCTTTATGAAACAACACATTAAACACCTATTGCTCCTGCCGCTATTAGCATTTTTTGCTATTGCGCTCCGAGCACAAACAAGTTGCGAGGCAATGTTTTACGCAACATCCAACCCAAATGGAGTCTTTACGTTTTACGACTCTTCATTCGCTGCTTCAGGTTATACCATTACTAACTGGGATTGGAGTTTTGGCAATGGGAATAGCAGTACCGCACAAAATCCAACTCAGTATTTTTCTTCACCAGGCACTTACAATGTATGCCTAACTATTACTGCACAAAATACCAATGGTAGCACGTGTGTAGATTCTATGTGCCAATCTATTGTGTACACCTGCCCTTCTTACATAAACGGCAACTTTACAGTTACCACACAACAACTTACGGCAGCTTTTACACCTTCCTTTAGCAGTAATTATCCTCCACTTAGTTATGTTTGGCACTTTGGCGATGGCACTTCATCTACTACTGCAAATGCTACTCATACCTACACTTCAGCAGGCACTTACAATGTGTGTGTGGAAGTAAGCGACAGCTTTGGATGCAGTAAAACAGTTTGTAAACTAGTTACCGTTACGGGCGGAACCATAGCTTGCAACCTTGCTGCCAATTTTACATTTACACAACCAAATAAGCATACTATTGTTGTTACCTCAACTACCACCGGAGGCAACCCAACAGCCAATGCTAACATTTGGAAATTAGGAGGATTAGCTGTGGGTACATC
The nucleotide sequence above comes from Chitinophagales bacterium. Encoded proteins:
- a CDS encoding DUF4105 domain-containing protein; translated protein: MKQIEKRSLDATLRQTMLSVLAIILFLTQPARAIQLSDSSQISLLTVAPGSELYSAFGHSGIRIHDFKQDIDIVFNYGTFDFNQPNFYVNFVRGRLLYMLDVGSFSDFMQMYEYEERSVTEDVLNLTNEEKQHIFLFLVDNAQPANRNYRYEFFFDNCATRIRDVFEQELKQKIHFNYAGFDSTKSLRQMLDLYVSNSPWVQLGFYLILGLPCDVNATPRIQAFLPDFLQKTFKQAVLNNGSNSSPLVRQSHVLLQYPPAAAPDSLFTPVFCILLLLTTAIVLSAIEYRLKKSATIFDFLLFFSAGLLGVFFLCMWAFTEHYSVPKNLNVLWAMPLFLPLSFLLFSKKMATFNTKWLHISAVWLLGLLILHFVLPQPFHIAVILLIVVLAYRAWFSAYLLQKKISNETT
- a CDS encoding T9SS type A sorting domain-containing protein, which produces MFNRAISFILLFIGLAISAQAQNYVRFSKSVDSVYESSPYGYIYVECNNTTADTFNAFVVLNQSQTNVVAFEDFFFSNKPIVVPPGFQRDTFKFDIYDNEDYDPGKKAVFTIINIEDTSFITADTTMVSEILNDDSFKISFVGAGRTVVENDTTIFIRVATNGISDSVTTAKVKLDMGNAVKGKHFLFNDTTISIAALARDTALIPVVILNDTVVEAMREANFTLYDATNNAILNVRGFTLTIRDDDLQPSGIIENYFSMIKVFPNPAVDFIQIENMPEQATIQVFDLSGSLLKEVAALSVSEKLSVQELADGVYLLKISSGSQSKIVRVAIAR
- a CDS encoding DEAD/DEAH box helicase family protein, whose amino-acid sequence is MELKEIRQIVAEILSDINKNQFNLTYRRYDTFFDRIGMTYRRKFDILAKFDRQFKNHNVTLWAGKEPVKKLEQFRKGETITFRLSDISKSTVNHQEVSNNNSTSTKVKFKHAGTITIEQSESGIEPYPHQEEAFYNLQKEIIKSNKNPFAGLLVLPTGGGKTLTAAHWISKNILDKNKKVLWVAHRHELLEQAQKTFAEKLAFKDIFANKQSFSYRIISGIHDKPVHIKQTDDIIISSKDSLNAGFDHLYKNWIKNNTDEIFLVVDEAHHATAKTYRKLISNLKEKVSQFRMLGLTATPFRTAEDEQGLLKKVFPDDIIYKIDLRTLIRLGILSEPHFEEVTTGQNIIEQFDLTDEQINELNSKFGDFNTILGENISKSIATNKERNLTIINRYITQKAKYKQTIVFALNVDNAIALNALFREAGVKSDYVLSSIKDIATGVTLSSKDNKNKIEQFRKGELEVLINVNILTEGTDVPNVQSIFLARPTISSILMTQMIGRGLRGPKAGGTKDAYIVSFIDEWQNKISWVNPEKLFIEDNIDFEDKTAEVKKQIIRLVAINKLEEFAILNNQIIEPQIREELEKLDFIERFPIGIYQFKFLKETENEPVERHCEVLVYDNIQQSYNDFVNSLPAIFAEYKLDKKDFLTEAELDKYASIIEDEFFNGCLKYPAYHVQDIKDILQYYAIQDQTPPFIELKEREKYNIDEIAREIIEKDLGERAQAEMINQTWESNEIAWETFFNFDKKSFLREVNLAKTKFLHPELYARKSVVPKDEKELRELEKLNLYEIKETNPEYGKWLSDQVYKKFTDQDGFYFSATKNYKSKNKLDFQIDHIKPMHNGGLTVLDNLQLLTRSENAKKGNKE
- a CDS encoding T9SS type A sorting domain-containing protein — its product is MKKFILSTLAYSAVMVLCAQVNLQISIDPLTSQPPFRVKYGDSISYSIEVLNTDSVVFAGSTYIGFKGSNTVNYDSVSLGILQIAPGSSVQKVIQIDVKPAYFKTGPEVVVVWPIFDGKAGNEVADFILVKDVVNGMNDVEEVQHPYFISSNILQCMECISAVKRVRIFDLAGRIASTINYPAIPLGLEHVTKGMYIVQVEDEQGKYQVLKWWVQ
- a CDS encoding YqgE/AlgH family protein, which codes for MSKNIWSYENEKGKILAPGKLLLSEPFMLDENFSRTVVLICEHDLENGTMGLILNKPVKIQLNEVVPSLPPFAGKVYLGGPVGTDTMQFLHRLGEKIEGSVELADGLFWGGNFEQIKLLIENNNVQSDDIAFYIGYSGWGAEQLQVELESNSWIISQVEAPNVFQYKETIWRDVLRNMGGIYETMAGYPENPILN